From one Planococcus citri chromosome 3, ihPlaCitr1.1, whole genome shotgun sequence genomic stretch:
- the LOC135839591 gene encoding uncharacterized protein LOC135839591 isoform X2, with translation MSENIASELKNWFLSLGFQDKNVSPEQIEEEFQRLSPPELRDIWRSVMIHVIPSKEVRYIRNWKVLMLHELNRSKTTKRKKLFITKNSKTLQELEQLKSFNELHDKLRHVSICYQNIATCENEIASFEVKVAEKELERKELVKKKQMLDHTSIMIDLKLSEREKMIKELSEMHSYLNYLISFWQAEKNTQGDVIKDRVEIVKDCLKNVHDFNKHQNILSEISIC, from the exons ATGTCTGAAAACATAGCAtctgagttgaaaaattggtttctgTCTCTCGGATTTCAAGATAAAAACGTATCTCCTGAGCAGATTGAAGAAGAATTTCAAAG ATTATCTCCTCCGGAATTAAGGGATATATGGCGCAGTGTTATGATTCACGTAATTCCATCAAAGGAAGTTCGTTACATAAGGAATTGGAAAGTCTTGATGTTACACGAACTGAACAGGTCAAAAACGACCAAAAGGAAAAAACTGTTCATAacg aaaaattcaaaaaccctTCAAGAGCTCGAACAACTCAAATCCTTCAATGAGCTACACGATAAATTGAGACATGTCTCAATTTGTTATCAAAATATTGCAACTTGTGAAAATGAGATCGCTTCATTCGAAGTTAAAGTGGCTGAAAAAG aactcgaacgTAAGGAATTggtgaaaaagaaacaaatgcTCGATCACacttcgatcatgatcgatttgaAGTTGAGCGAAcgagaaaaaatgatcaaagagTTATCGGAGATGCATTCctatttgaattatttgattTCGTTTTGGCAAGCCGAAAAGAATACTCAAGGG gatgttaTTAAAGATCGCGTAGAAATTGTCAAGGATTGCCTTAAAAACGTTCACGATTTTAATAaacatcaaaatattttatcagAGATATCGATTTGCTGA
- the LOC135839591 gene encoding uncharacterized protein LOC135839591 isoform X1 yields MNDVIRLNANIPISSLYKIVIDMLKETLSSSIKLADYVNSESSWLNDAKLTELKKNCVQYFLKNVNNEKNLQTLRDKVQIAKLELFNVLSDCLSEPDAMKHINHLSDEPINIMFIKCQNYCITKIELFIEQENSEKLAHFADLPSQSLTNELLGLKQLELLKVLNNVWFSELNECNSLPDSSMNICIEQCYYLIYLANLHETLVNQFQPVFHKIWFSYRQKTANKRRPKRIVEQVEKNHS; encoded by the exons ATGAACGATGTTATACGATTAAATGCAAATATTCCAATTTCCAGTTTATACAAAATTGTCATTGATATGTTGAAAGAAACGCTTAGCTCTTCGATAAAGTTAGCAGATTATGTTAACTCAGAAAGCTCGTG GCTGAACGATGCGAAATTAACCGAACTGAAGAAAAATTGTGTCCAATActtcttgaaaaatgtaaacaatgaaaaaaatctccaaaccCTTCGGGACAAAGTACAGATTGCCAAATTAGAATTATTCAACGTATTAAGTGAC TGCTTATCAGAGCCAGACGCTATGAAACATATCAATCATTTATCGGACGAACCAATAAATATTATGTTTATTAAATGCCAGAATTACTGTATTACAAAAATAGAGCTTTTTATCGAACaagaaaattcggaaaaattggcGCACTTTGCCGATTTGCCTTCGCAAAGTTTAACCAATGAATTGCTAGGACTTAAGCAGCTCGAATTACTAAAGGTTTTGAATAATGTTTG GTTTTCTGAACTAAACGAATGCAACAGTTTACCTGATTCTTCCATGAATATTTGCATCGAGCAGTgttattatttaatttatttagcAAATCTCCACGAAACATTGGTAAACCAATTTCAACCAGTCTTCCATAAAATCTG GTTCTCTTATCGACAAAAAACAGCAAATAAAAGAAGACCAAAGAGAATTGttgaacaagttgaaaaaaaccattcatga